The DNA region TCGCGAAGAGGCCGAGCCAGCTCAGTATTCCCGCCATCTGCACGGAAATCTCGGTCGGGGAGTTAATGAAGTGCCCCGTCGGGGCGAGCGTGCTGTTCTCCGGTTGCTGGACTGCAATCGTCTCGAAGCTGTTGTGGCCGCTAACAGACGCCACTCCCCACATCGGTAGGAGGACGGCGGCTATCAACAGCAGTACGATGGCCGTTTCCCTTCTCATGTTCTGGAACCTTTGGTCGTACCGCGAACTGCGCGGCGACGCGGCAGTTGACTTACCCGTGACTTCGGTACGTCGGATACATCGTTGTTTCGATTGCGCGAAGCCGAAATCCCACACGGCGCTTCCGAAACACACTCAACACCGCCGCGTCAAGACCCACAAGAGAGACTCCACACCGGGACTTGCACATGAAACGAAGACAGTTCCTCTCCACGGCGGCCGGCACCGGCGTCGCGAGCACAGCGATCATCGGCACCGCAGCAGCCCAAGAGTCCGAGGGCGGCGACCCGCGACAGGGCAGCGGAACCGAAGACGACCCCTACATCGTCGAGATGCACACCGAAGGGAGCGAGTATCTCTTCGACCCCGTCGGCCTCTACGTCGAGCCCGGCGACACCGTCCGCTGGGTCAACGCCAGCGGCGCGCACTCGACGGCCTCATACTCACCGGAGAACCCGCGCGCCGAAGTCAGCCTCATCCCCGAGGACGCAGAACCCTGGAACAGCGGCGTCTTCCAGGAACAAGGCGCGACGTTCGACTACACCTTCGAAGCCGAAGGAACCTACGACTACTACTGCGAGCCCCACAAGACGCTCGGGATGGTCGCCCGCATCGTCTGCGGCGAACCCGGCGGCCCCGCCGAAGAAAACGAGATTCCCGACGACGTCGGTGCCGGCGTCCTCCCGCCCTCCGACACCATCGTCGAAGATCTCGCGCTCTCCTACCCGTACTTCCCCGACACGGGCGCCGGGAGCCTCCCCGGACTCGCCATCGGCGGCATCAGTCTGTTCGCACTCGCGAACGCCTACCTCCTCTCCGACTACGACATCTCCTCCGGCCGCTACGGAGAGGACGCCCCCGACGACACCCAGACCGGGCGCGACTAACGACCTAACGCCTTCCCGGTCGGACCGGGCTTAACGAAATCAGTCACTCGCGGAGCAAGTCCCCGTACTTCTCGCGGACCTTCCGGAGCTTCGGCTGTGTGTTCACCTGACAGTACGTCGACCCGGGATTCTTCTCGAAGTAATCCTGATGGTACGCCTCCGCCTCGTAGAACTCCGTCCGCGGCTCGACCTCCGTCACGATATCCTCGTAGACGCCCTCCGACTCCAACTCCTCGACGAACGATTCGACGGCCTCCCGCTGCTCGTCGTTCTCGTAGAACACTGCCGACCGATACTGACTCCCGACGTCCGGCCCCTGTCGGTTCAACGTCGTCGGATCGTGTACGGTGAAGAACACTGCGAGCAGCTGCTCGTAGGTGATCTCCTCGGGGTCGAACGCGACCTCGATGACCTCCGCATGTCCGGTGTCGCCCTCACAGACCGCCTCGTACGACGGGTCCTCGACGTGCCCGCCCGCGTACCCGCTCGTCACCTCCTCCACACCGCGT from Halocalculus aciditolerans includes:
- a CDS encoding plastocyanin/azurin family copper-binding protein, which codes for MKRRQFLSTAAGTGVASTAIIGTAAAQESEGGDPRQGSGTEDDPYIVEMHTEGSEYLFDPVGLYVEPGDTVRWVNASGAHSTASYSPENPRAEVSLIPEDAEPWNSGVFQEQGATFDYTFEAEGTYDYYCEPHKTLGMVARIVCGEPGGPAEENEIPDDVGAGVLPPSDTIVEDLALSYPYFPDTGAGSLPGLAIGGISLFALANAYLLSDYDISSGRYGEDAPDDTQTGRD
- the msrA gene encoding peptide-methionine (S)-S-oxide reductase MsrA, encoding MSEHERATFAGGCFWCVEAVFKELRGVEEVTSGYAGGHVEDPSYEAVCEGDTGHAEVIEVAFDPEEITYEQLLAVFFTVHDPTTLNRQGPDVGSQYRSAVFYENDEQREAVESFVEELESEGVYEDIVTEVEPRTEFYEAEAYHQDYFEKNPGSTYCQVNTQPKLRKVREKYGDLLRE